From a single Labrenzia sp. PHM005 genomic region:
- a CDS encoding alpha-E domain-containing protein — MLGRTASSLFWMSRYQERAQNVTRLLEVGYRGSIMAHAGQAEGSHWQFALSCAGCHHGYSEKYDELIARHITAHMVFSKDNPTSVRNCLEQTRNNARAVRTGITADLWEAINTTWIEFCDVNPQSITQEKLPDFLAWITQRAHLFRGALLNTVLRDDGYYFSQMGNFVERADNTARILDNQYWVLLADNDIIEDGSSERYQWSAILRALSGRRSYRFAYPNARLKAFNIAEFLILRREMPRSLAYCYDWLADTAEDLGHFYGSREPSLDLATDLSKELKEKQMRDIYQEGLHEFLTDFIGKNNQFAHQLCEDYNFA; from the coding sequence ATGCTTGGTAGAACAGCCTCCTCCTTGTTCTGGATGTCCCGTTACCAGGAACGTGCGCAGAACGTCACCCGTCTATTGGAAGTCGGCTATCGCGGTTCCATCATGGCCCATGCAGGCCAAGCAGAGGGCAGCCACTGGCAATTTGCCCTGTCTTGTGCCGGCTGCCACCATGGCTACAGCGAGAAGTACGATGAGCTGATCGCCCGGCACATCACCGCCCACATGGTGTTTTCCAAAGACAACCCCACCAGCGTGCGCAATTGCCTGGAGCAGACGCGCAACAACGCCAGAGCCGTCCGCACCGGCATCACTGCAGACCTCTGGGAAGCGATCAACACCACCTGGATCGAGTTCTGCGACGTCAATCCGCAGTCAATAACTCAAGAAAAACTGCCGGATTTTCTCGCCTGGATCACCCAACGCGCCCACCTTTTCCGCGGGGCTCTGCTGAACACGGTTTTGCGCGATGACGGTTACTACTTCAGCCAAATGGGTAATTTCGTCGAACGGGCCGACAACACCGCCCGGATCCTGGACAACCAGTATTGGGTACTGTTGGCCGACAACGACATCATCGAAGACGGCAGCTCCGAACGCTATCAATGGTCTGCTATTCTCAGAGCCCTTTCCGGCCGCCGCAGTTACCGCTTTGCCTATCCTAATGCGCGGTTGAAAGCCTTCAATATCGCCGAATTCCTGATCCTGCGAAGGGAAATGCCGCGCTCTCTTGCCTATTGTTATGATTGGCTGGCGGACACAGCTGAAGATCTCGGTCATTTTTATGGTTCCCGCGAGCCAAGCCTCGATCTAGCCACCGATCTCAGCAAAGAGCTGAAGGAAAAGCAGATGCGGGATATCTACCAGGAAGGCCTGCACGAATTCCTGACCGACTTCATCGGCAAGAACAACCAGTTCGCTCACCAGCTTTGCGAGGACTACAACTTCGCCTGA
- a CDS encoding circularly permuted type 2 ATP-grasp protein yields MSDSRAFFNEMLEEDGSPRAPYSRLANWLEDKPNNFLTKKSRDAETIFRRLGITFAVYGAEDATERLIPFDPIPRIISASEWRRLSAGIDQRVRALNAFLHDIYHRQEILRAGRIPANLILQNEAFLPEMAGFTPARKVYAHIIGTDLVRVSENEFYVLEDNTRTPSGVSYMMENRETMMRLFPELFQSHSVAAVERYPEFLRQTLESVAPDPAKSEQTIVVLTPGIYNSAYFEHAFLADSMGVELVEGRDLFVDAGKVFMRTTRAPKQVDVIYRRIDDAFLDPLTFNPGSMLGVPGLFDAYRAGNVTICNAPGTGIADDKAIYAYVPDIIEFYTGQKPILNNVPTWNCSREDDLAYVLDNLADIVVKEVHGSGGYGMLIGPTASKREIAEFRKVLQSNPSNYIAQPTLALSACPTHVASGVAPRHVDLRPFVLIGDQVRITPGGLTRVALKKGSLVVNSSQGGGTKDTWVLED; encoded by the coding sequence ATGTCAGACAGCCGGGCTTTTTTCAATGAAATGCTTGAAGAGGACGGCTCACCGCGCGCGCCCTATTCAAGATTGGCAAATTGGCTTGAAGACAAGCCGAACAATTTCCTCACCAAAAAGAGCCGGGATGCGGAGACGATTTTCCGGCGCCTGGGGATCACATTTGCGGTTTACGGCGCAGAAGATGCGACCGAGCGCCTGATCCCCTTCGACCCGATTCCCAGGATCATCTCTGCATCCGAGTGGCGGCGCTTGTCCGCCGGCATCGATCAGCGGGTCCGCGCACTCAACGCCTTTCTCCATGACATCTATCACCGCCAGGAGATCCTGCGCGCTGGCCGGATCCCAGCAAACCTGATCCTGCAAAACGAAGCCTTTTTACCCGAGATGGCCGGTTTCACGCCTGCCCGGAAGGTCTATGCCCATATTATCGGGACAGATTTGGTGCGCGTGTCAGAAAACGAATTCTACGTTCTGGAAGACAACACCAGGACGCCTTCCGGCGTTTCCTACATGATGGAAAACCGGGAAACTATGATGCGGCTTTTCCCGGAGTTGTTTCAAAGCCATAGCGTTGCCGCGGTTGAACGTTATCCGGAGTTCCTGCGCCAGACATTGGAGAGCGTCGCCCCGGATCCGGCAAAATCAGAACAAACGATCGTTGTCCTGACGCCTGGAATTTATAATTCCGCCTATTTCGAACACGCCTTCCTGGCCGATTCAATGGGGGTGGAGCTGGTCGAAGGCCGGGACCTGTTTGTTGATGCGGGCAAGGTTTTCATGCGCACGACCCGCGCTCCGAAACAAGTGGATGTCATCTACCGCCGGATCGATGACGCGTTCCTCGATCCCCTCACCTTCAATCCGGGCAGCATGCTCGGCGTGCCAGGGCTCTTTGACGCCTACCGGGCAGGCAATGTCACCATCTGCAATGCGCCTGGTACCGGCATTGCCGACGACAAAGCGATCTACGCCTATGTTCCTGATATCATTGAATTCTACACTGGACAAAAACCAATCTTGAACAACGTACCGACCTGGAATTGCTCCAGAGAAGATGATCTTGCTTACGTGCTCGACAATCTGGCCGACATCGTTGTCAAGGAAGTCCATGGGTCTGGCGGCTACGGCATGCTGATCGGCCCGACCGCCTCCAAGCGGGAAATCGCCGAATTCCGCAAGGTGCTTCAGAGCAACCCATCCAACTATATTGCACAGCCGACCTTGGCGCTGTCGGCCTGTCCAACACATGTCGCTTCCGGTGTCGCACCACGCCATGTCGATCTGCGCCCGTTTGTGCTGATCGGCGATCAGGTGCGCATTACACCGGGCGGCCTGACACGGGTTGCACTTAAAAAGGGCTCGCTGGTTGTCAATTCAAGCCAAGGCGGCGGCACCAAAGACACTTGGGTTCTGGAGGATTGA
- a CDS encoding acyl-CoA carboxylase subunit beta: protein MRDVLAELEQRRETARMGGGQRRIDSQHSKGKLTARERIEILLDEGSFEEFDMFKQHRCTEFGMEEQHIPGDGVVTGWGTVNGRTIYVFSKDFTVFGGSLSETHAEKITKLQDMALQNRAPIIGLFDAGGARIQEGVAALGGYGEVFQRNVQASGVIPQISLIMGPCAGGDVYSPAMTDFIFMVRDTSYMFVTGPDVVKTVTNETVTAEELGGASIHTTKSSIADGGFDNDVEALLEMRRLIDFLPMNNQAELPELTNYDDPDRIDMSLDSFIPDNPNKPYDMKELVLKTLDEGDFYEIQENFAGNIITGFGRMEGRTVGVIANQPMVLAGVLDSDASRKAARFVRFCDCFNIPIVTFVDVPGFLPGTSQEYGGLIKHGAKLLFAYSEATVPKVTVITRKAYGGAYDVMSSKHISGDINYAWPTAEIAVMGAKGAVEILYRSELGDPEKIQQRTKDYEDRFANPFVAAERGYIDDVIRPHSTRRRVSKALALLRAKKVEMPWKKHDNIPL, encoded by the coding sequence ATGAGAGACGTTCTGGCGGAGTTGGAACAGCGCCGGGAAACTGCCCGGATGGGGGGCGGACAGCGGCGTATCGATTCCCAGCATTCCAAAGGCAAGCTGACCGCCCGAGAGCGGATCGAGATCCTGCTGGACGAAGGTTCGTTCGAAGAGTTCGACATGTTCAAGCAGCACCGCTGCACTGAATTTGGCATGGAAGAACAGCACATCCCAGGAGATGGCGTTGTCACTGGCTGGGGAACGGTCAACGGTCGGACGATCTATGTGTTCTCCAAAGACTTCACTGTTTTTGGCGGCTCGCTCTCCGAGACCCATGCTGAAAAGATCACCAAGCTTCAGGATATGGCTCTGCAGAACAGGGCGCCAATCATCGGATTGTTTGACGCTGGCGGCGCGCGTATCCAGGAAGGCGTGGCAGCGCTGGGCGGCTATGGCGAAGTGTTTCAGCGCAACGTGCAGGCCTCTGGTGTTATTCCGCAGATCTCTCTGATCATGGGGCCCTGTGCCGGTGGTGATGTTTATTCTCCGGCCATGACCGACTTTATCTTCATGGTGCGGGACACGTCCTACATGTTCGTGACCGGCCCGGATGTCGTGAAGACGGTGACCAACGAGACAGTGACAGCAGAAGAACTGGGCGGAGCATCCATTCACACCACCAAGTCTTCGATCGCCGATGGCGGCTTTGACAACGACGTTGAAGCCTTGCTGGAAATGCGCCGGCTGATTGACTTCCTGCCGATGAACAACCAAGCCGAATTGCCGGAATTGACCAATTATGACGATCCGGACCGGATCGACATGAGCCTGGATTCTTTCATTCCCGACAATCCGAACAAGCCTTACGACATGAAGGAACTTGTTCTGAAGACACTGGATGAAGGCGACTTCTATGAGATCCAGGAGAATTTCGCTGGCAACATCATCACCGGCTTCGGCCGTATGGAAGGGCGTACGGTCGGCGTAATCGCCAACCAGCCAATGGTTCTCGCCGGCGTCCTGGATTCCGATGCCAGCCGCAAGGCGGCGCGCTTTGTCCGTTTCTGCGACTGTTTCAACATTCCGATCGTCACCTTTGTTGACGTTCCTGGCTTCCTGCCGGGCACCTCACAGGAGTATGGCGGACTGATCAAACACGGCGCGAAACTGCTGTTTGCCTATTCCGAAGCAACGGTCCCGAAGGTGACCGTCATTACCCGGAAAGCCTATGGCGGTGCTTATGACGTGATGAGCTCCAAGCACATCAGCGGTGATATCAACTATGCCTGGCCGACGGCTGAAATCGCGGTGATGGGCGCCAAAGGTGCGGTTGAGATCCTTTACCGCTCCGAGCTGGGAGATCCTGAGAAAATCCAGCAGCGCACCAAGGACTACGAAGACCGGTTTGCCAACCCGTTCGTGGCCGCTGAACGCGGATACATCGATGATGTGATTCGGCCGCATTCGACCCGTCGGCGGGTATCCAAGGCCTTGGCCTTGCTGCGCGCCAAAAAAGTCGAAATGCCTTGGAAAAAGCACGACAACATTCCGCTCTAA
- a CDS encoding BCCT family transporter: MPEHRNRDLVATSGFFTGLHPGMGLAAKGMVAAFVLFTVLNVEFAGSVYGAIRSWIEGALSWYYISAVTVILFVCLFLMFSKYGRIKLGNDDSTPEFSNFSWFSMLFSAGVGIGILFFGVAEPIFYFDNSGAFGYPNNPHADLNGHTDMNMQRAVDAMRVTYFHWGFHGWAVYVMVGLCLAYFGFRKKLPLTMRSALYPLIGQRIYGRVGHAVDLLAVFGTVFGVATSLGLGVSQMATGLNVLFGVDPGITTQIILIIVISIVATLSAVSGVGNGIRIISEWNIWLSVVLLAAFIAFGPFKWLMSFFVTSLGDYLWNVVPMGFWTANEAGNVSWQGGWTIFYWGWWISWAPFVGMFIARISRGRTIREFMVGVMFVPTTIAFFWLCMFGGNAIWQELNAVGGPGGAGIIETVRAWNLPAALYGTIDNLGTTSWAGDMSWIQWPLSALATFLLASWFITSSDSGTLVITTMLSMGDDNPPKVFRIIWGMGEGFVAAVLLLAGGLGALQTASIAAAFPISFILLAMTWGLLKSLSDDPSATPIEVREYAPDGTHVTQDLHA; this comes from the coding sequence ATGCCTGAACATCGTAATAGAGACCTGGTGGCGACATCAGGCTTTTTCACGGGATTACATCCCGGAATGGGGCTGGCTGCAAAAGGCATGGTTGCAGCCTTTGTTTTGTTTACGGTCCTGAATGTTGAGTTTGCCGGAAGCGTCTATGGTGCGATCCGAAGCTGGATTGAAGGAGCGCTGAGCTGGTACTATATCTCGGCCGTCACAGTGATCCTGTTTGTCTGCCTGTTCCTGATGTTTTCAAAATACGGCCGGATCAAACTCGGAAATGACGACAGCACTCCAGAATTCTCGAATTTCAGCTGGTTTTCCATGCTGTTTTCCGCTGGTGTCGGAATTGGGATCCTATTCTTTGGGGTCGCGGAACCCATATTCTACTTCGATAACTCCGGCGCATTTGGTTACCCGAACAATCCGCACGCGGATTTAAACGGCCACACAGACATGAACATGCAGCGTGCGGTCGATGCTATGCGGGTTACTTATTTCCACTGGGGGTTCCATGGATGGGCCGTCTACGTCATGGTGGGCCTGTGCCTCGCTTATTTCGGTTTCCGGAAAAAGCTGCCGCTGACCATGCGGTCAGCGCTCTACCCCTTAATCGGACAGCGTATCTATGGCCGCGTCGGCCATGCCGTTGATCTGCTGGCCGTATTTGGAACCGTATTTGGCGTGGCAACATCGCTGGGTCTCGGCGTCAGCCAGATGGCCACCGGGCTGAATGTGCTGTTCGGCGTTGACCCTGGGATCACCACACAGATCATCCTGATAATCGTGATATCGATCGTCGCGACCTTGTCGGCGGTGTCCGGTGTCGGCAACGGCATCCGGATCATCTCGGAGTGGAATATTTGGCTGTCAGTCGTTCTTCTGGCCGCCTTCATCGCCTTTGGACCGTTCAAATGGCTGATGAGCTTCTTCGTCACATCCCTGGGTGACTATCTTTGGAACGTCGTTCCGATGGGCTTCTGGACAGCCAATGAAGCGGGCAATGTCAGCTGGCAAGGTGGCTGGACCATCTTCTATTGGGGCTGGTGGATCAGCTGGGCACCGTTCGTCGGCATGTTCATTGCGCGTATTTCGCGGGGACGCACTATTCGTGAATTTATGGTCGGGGTGATGTTTGTCCCAACCACAATCGCCTTCTTCTGGCTATGTATGTTTGGTGGCAACGCGATCTGGCAAGAATTGAATGCAGTCGGAGGCCCCGGCGGCGCCGGAATAATCGAAACGGTCCGGGCCTGGAACTTACCAGCGGCCCTTTATGGCACCATCGACAACCTGGGAACAACCTCCTGGGCAGGTGACATGAGCTGGATCCAGTGGCCCTTGTCCGCCTTGGCAACATTCTTGCTGGCTTCCTGGTTCATCACTTCCTCCGACAGCGGCACGCTGGTGATTACCACGATGCTGTCGATGGGCGATGACAATCCACCGAAGGTGTTCCGGATCATCTGGGGCATGGGCGAAGGATTTGTGGCAGCGGTGCTGCTCCTTGCAGGCGGCCTCGGGGCGCTGCAAACGGCCTCCATTGCCGCAGCCTTCCCCATTTCCTTCATTCTGCTGGCGATGACTTGGGGACTGCTGAAGTCGTTGTCCGACGATCCGTCGGCAACGCCGATCGAGGTGCGCGAATATGCACCTGATGGAACACACGTCACCCAGGACCTTCACGCCTGA
- a CDS encoding acetyl/propionyl/methylcrotonyl-CoA carboxylase subunit alpha yields the protein MFSKILIANRGEIACRVIKTARKMGIKTVAVYSDADRDAVHVEMADEAVHIGPAAAAESYLIADKIIAACKETGAEAVHPGYGFLSERASFPEALKKEGIVWIGPNPRAIEAMGDKIESKKFANDAKVSTVPGHIGVIDTPEEAVEIAKDIGYPVMIKASAGGGGKGMRIAWNDEEAYDGYVRSKSEAASSFGDDRVFIEKFIENPRHIEIQVLGDKHGNAIYLGERECSIQRRNQKVIEEAPSPLLDEETRRLMGEQAVALAKAVDYDSAGTVEFVAGQDKSFFFLEMNTRLQVEHPVTELITGVDLVEQMIRVAAGKKLEIAQDDVKLNGWSVESRIYAEDPYRNFLPSIGRLVRYLPPEEHESDEVTIRNDTGVVEGSEISMFYDPMISKLITHAPTREQAIDAMSQALDGYYVDGIQHNVPFLTALMNHPRWRSGELATSFIADEYPDGFFPAEPDDEANGVLAAVALSMGAIERERLDHLPGRLRPHSGAVREDWVVKLGKTYVPIRLAAGYPGTPIELGVAIGDGPVVSVESDWAPGSSLWSGAVGGKDVTVQVRPVTGGYRLDWQGYSLVAKVMTPRIAELDELMPEKLPPDTSKMLLCPMPGLVVSISVSEGQEVKAGEQLAIVEAMKMENVLRAERDCVVTAIMAEPGDSLAVDAVIMEFS from the coding sequence ATGTTCTCGAAAATTCTGATCGCAAACCGGGGTGAGATCGCGTGCCGGGTCATTAAGACAGCCCGCAAGATGGGCATTAAAACCGTCGCGGTCTATTCTGACGCTGATCGTGATGCAGTCCATGTCGAGATGGCCGATGAAGCAGTTCATATCGGTCCGGCAGCGGCGGCAGAATCCTATCTCATTGCCGACAAGATTATCGCTGCTTGTAAAGAGACAGGCGCTGAAGCCGTCCATCCAGGTTACGGTTTCTTGTCTGAGCGCGCGAGTTTCCCGGAAGCGCTTAAGAAAGAAGGTATTGTCTGGATCGGTCCCAACCCGCGCGCTATTGAAGCGATGGGCGACAAGATTGAATCCAAGAAATTCGCCAACGACGCCAAAGTCAGCACTGTGCCGGGTCACATTGGGGTCATCGATACGCCTGAGGAGGCGGTCGAAATCGCCAAGGACATTGGTTATCCGGTGATGATCAAAGCGTCGGCAGGCGGTGGCGGCAAGGGCATGCGGATCGCCTGGAATGATGAGGAAGCCTACGACGGTTACGTACGTTCCAAGTCAGAGGCCGCGTCTTCCTTTGGTGATGACCGCGTCTTCATTGAAAAATTCATCGAAAATCCGCGCCACATAGAAATTCAGGTTCTGGGCGACAAGCACGGTAACGCCATTTATCTCGGCGAGCGGGAGTGTTCGATCCAACGCCGGAATCAGAAGGTGATCGAAGAAGCCCCGTCACCCTTGCTGGATGAAGAAACCCGGCGGTTGATGGGGGAACAGGCCGTCGCTCTTGCCAAGGCGGTTGACTACGACAGTGCCGGTACGGTGGAGTTTGTTGCTGGTCAGGACAAAAGCTTCTTTTTCCTTGAAATGAACACCCGACTGCAGGTGGAACATCCGGTGACTGAGCTGATCACCGGGGTTGATCTGGTCGAACAGATGATCAGAGTTGCTGCTGGCAAAAAACTTGAGATTGCGCAGGACGACGTCAAGCTGAACGGTTGGTCTGTCGAAAGCCGGATTTACGCAGAAGATCCGTACCGCAATTTCCTGCCGTCCATCGGCCGCCTTGTGCGCTACTTGCCGCCGGAAGAACATGAGAGTGATGAGGTGACCATCCGCAATGACACTGGCGTGGTCGAAGGCTCTGAGATTTCAATGTTCTACGATCCGATGATCTCCAAGTTGATCACGCATGCGCCAACACGTGAACAGGCGATTGATGCGATGAGTCAGGCGCTTGATGGGTATTACGTCGATGGCATTCAACACAATGTGCCGTTCCTGACAGCTTTGATGAACCATCCGCGCTGGCGATCTGGCGAATTGGCAACGAGTTTCATTGCCGATGAATATCCAGATGGCTTCTTCCCAGCCGAACCGGACGATGAGGCAAACGGTGTTCTGGCGGCGGTTGCTCTGTCCATGGGCGCGATCGAACGCGAGCGTCTGGACCATTTACCGGGACGTTTGCGTCCGCACTCTGGCGCAGTGCGCGAAGACTGGGTGGTGAAGCTCGGCAAAACCTATGTGCCAATTCGGCTCGCGGCCGGTTATCCGGGCACACCGATTGAGCTGGGCGTTGCTATTGGCGACGGGCCGGTTGTCAGCGTGGAATCGGACTGGGCGCCGGGCTCCTCACTGTGGAGCGGAGCCGTAGGTGGCAAAGATGTTACGGTTCAGGTGCGGCCGGTAACCGGTGGCTACCGTCTTGATTGGCAGGGCTATTCCCTCGTTGCCAAGGTGATGACACCGCGCATTGCGGAACTAGACGAATTAATGCCGGAAAAACTGCCGCCAGATACTTCGAAGATGCTGCTGTGTCCGATGCCGGGGTTGGTGGTGTCCATTTCCGTCAGCGAAGGCCAGGAAGTCAAAGCCGGTGAACAGCTGGCGATTGTCGAAGCCATGAAGATGGAAAACGTGCTGCGCGCGGAACGTGACTGTGTCGTTACAGCTATCATGGCAGAGCCGGGCGACAGTCTGGCCGTTGACGCCGTGATCATGGAGTTTTCTTGA
- a CDS encoding bifunctional diguanylate cyclase/phosphodiesterase, giving the protein MIVKLTQRKTLLWEAGFTLVVFAGLAALFASVDLFEALYNFSRTHENYEFDDIFAAIFALPAVLTVFLFRRLRDLKKEMGLREQAQGKVQELASMDPLTGLANRVQFFSDIKTRLKTGQIKKTRYALFHIDLDRFKQINDRYGPVVGDGVLKQVSELLESRLDDDAMLARISSDEFLLLKSYKNRSEISDLGHYLVKLLNRSIAFRGVEHAVTTSIGIALNDDFAPNRYLNFERLMTSADIAMFAAKSNGRNRFEIYHPSMRQEFEARTILAEELLKAVERREFEAYFQPLMDARTFEVVGAEALVRWRHPEKGILAPVAFIEAAESLGIISDIDQFMFDEALRIRNKLKDAGSITPRISVNISADRLKSPLFLHTIRNINVEPEALVFEISEAVTFENLDDMSRFNLEALADQGFEVEIDDFGSGRASILSLLEMRPKRLKIDRNLTAPIVTSESSRKLIKSVVDMATALGIEVVAEGVETLEHAEILADQGCHLLQGYYFAKPMPEAEFIRYLDCHSAEQATAAELIA; this is encoded by the coding sequence ATGATCGTCAAACTTACACAAAGAAAAACCCTTCTTTGGGAAGCCGGCTTCACGCTTGTTGTTTTTGCAGGCCTTGCTGCACTCTTTGCATCAGTCGACTTGTTTGAAGCGCTTTACAACTTCTCCCGAACTCATGAGAATTATGAGTTCGACGATATCTTTGCGGCTATATTTGCTCTTCCAGCTGTCTTGACGGTTTTCTTGTTCCGCCGCTTGCGAGATTTGAAGAAGGAAATGGGTCTACGCGAGCAAGCCCAAGGCAAAGTGCAAGAATTGGCCTCAATGGACCCGCTCACCGGTTTGGCTAATCGGGTCCAGTTTTTCTCAGATATCAAAACGCGCCTGAAAACTGGCCAAATCAAAAAAACCAGGTACGCTCTTTTTCACATTGACTTGGACCGGTTCAAACAAATCAACGACCGTTATGGCCCGGTCGTTGGCGACGGCGTTTTGAAACAAGTTTCGGAGCTTTTGGAGAGCCGACTGGACGATGACGCTATGCTTGCCCGGATCAGCAGTGATGAGTTCCTGCTTTTAAAGTCCTACAAAAACCGGTCTGAAATCTCTGATCTTGGCCATTATCTGGTAAAACTCCTCAACCGTTCTATTGCTTTCCGGGGAGTTGAGCATGCCGTCACGACTTCTATTGGCATCGCATTAAACGATGATTTCGCACCGAACCGGTACCTCAATTTCGAGCGCCTTATGACCAGCGCTGACATTGCGATGTTCGCCGCCAAATCAAATGGCCGAAATCGTTTTGAGATTTATCATCCGTCTATGCGCCAGGAGTTTGAAGCACGAACCATCCTGGCCGAAGAGCTTTTGAAAGCCGTGGAACGGAGAGAATTTGAAGCGTATTTTCAGCCGCTTATGGATGCACGGACCTTTGAAGTCGTCGGCGCCGAGGCTTTGGTACGGTGGCGGCATCCGGAAAAAGGCATCCTTGCTCCGGTAGCCTTTATTGAAGCTGCGGAGTCTTTGGGCATCATCAGTGACATCGACCAATTCATGTTCGACGAAGCTTTGCGGATCCGAAACAAATTGAAAGATGCCGGATCAATCACGCCGCGGATCTCTGTCAACATCTCCGCAGACCGCCTCAAGTCGCCGTTGTTCCTGCACACGATCCGGAACATCAACGTTGAGCCCGAAGCTCTGGTTTTCGAAATCAGCGAAGCGGTCACATTCGAAAACCTGGATGACATGTCGCGCTTCAATCTGGAGGCCCTCGCCGATCAAGGATTTGAAGTGGAGATTGATGATTTCGGATCCGGTCGTGCATCAATTCTCAGCCTTTTGGAAATGCGGCCCAAGCGATTGAAAATCGACAGGAACCTGACGGCGCCGATCGTCACTTCAGAAAGCTCCCGCAAGCTGATCAAGAGTGTTGTTGATATGGCAACGGCTCTGGGCATTGAGGTCGTTGCAGAAGGCGTTGAAACCCTGGAACATGCTGAAATTCTAGCCGACCAGGGCTGTCATCTGCTCCAAGGGTATTATTTCGCGAAACCGATGCCTGAAGCGGAATTCATTCGTTACCTGGATTGCCATTCGGCCGAACAAGCGACCGCGGCAGAACTGATCGCCTGA
- a CDS encoding HAD hydrolase-like protein, which produces MEFNTILFDLDGTLTDPFEGITKSIQYALQKMGGMVPEAEDLKWCIGPPLWDSFQVLLETDNQTELDQAVAFYRERYTVTGLYENTLIQGIPELLEVLAREGRSLHVCTSKPHSYAGKIVEHFGLWDFFGTVFGSELDGSRSAKTDLIAHILKAEELDASEAVMIGDRKHDLIGANANNVASIGVLWGYGDKAELQSQKPLAIAERPRQIADIVRRRF; this is translated from the coding sequence TTGGAATTCAACACAATTCTGTTTGATCTCGATGGCACATTGACCGACCCTTTTGAGGGGATCACCAAGTCAATCCAATATGCACTTCAAAAAATGGGCGGAATGGTCCCAGAGGCGGAAGACCTCAAGTGGTGTATCGGGCCGCCGTTGTGGGACAGCTTTCAGGTGCTGCTGGAAACGGACAATCAGACCGAACTCGATCAGGCAGTAGCGTTTTACCGGGAACGCTACACCGTGACCGGACTTTACGAGAACACTCTCATTCAAGGAATTCCAGAGCTACTGGAGGTATTGGCGAGAGAAGGCCGGAGTCTTCACGTGTGCACCTCTAAGCCGCATTCTTATGCAGGCAAGATCGTTGAACATTTTGGTCTTTGGGATTTTTTTGGGACAGTTTTTGGGTCCGAACTCGATGGGTCACGCTCTGCCAAGACCGATTTGATTGCTCACATTTTGAAGGCCGAAGAGCTGGATGCGTCTGAGGCCGTCATGATTGGCGACCGCAAACACGATTTGATCGGAGCAAATGCAAATAATGTGGCGTCGATCGGCGTTCTTTGGGGCTATGGAGACAAGGCAGAATTGCAATCTCAAAAACCGCTCGCCATTGCTGAGCGACCAAGGCAGATAGCCGACATTGTTCGGAGGCGTTTTTAG
- a CDS encoding DMT family transporter produces MTTRTSALKPQPLLAALAMIGAGASFALVNGALQASTMQLGVPSTSAAFWQYALGLAFALPWVLRRGRTALKTQQLGLHLLRGALAVVGIQLWVAGLARVEIWQAIALVMTSPFFVILGARIFLGEQVGLVRWLATVAGFAGGMVILEPWSQAFHWGAVLPVGAAAFWAGTSLVTKKLTEREAADSITLYLLLLLTPVNALLAFSDGGIVPSGPALYLLIGAGLLTVLANYLLTLAYQKADAAFVQPFDHLKLPLNIAVGFFAFGFAPAGAFWPGALVIVGASLLVMMDEQRRSVAAAEAR; encoded by the coding sequence ATGACTACACGAACTTCCGCATTGAAACCGCAGCCGTTGCTTGCCGCCTTGGCGATGATTGGGGCGGGGGCGTCTTTCGCGCTGGTCAATGGGGCATTACAAGCGTCCACCATGCAGCTCGGTGTGCCGTCTACCTCGGCCGCTTTTTGGCAATACGCCTTAGGGCTAGCCTTTGCGCTGCCCTGGGTGTTGCGCCGCGGCCGGACGGCGCTCAAAACACAGCAGCTGGGTTTGCACCTCTTGCGCGGCGCTCTTGCAGTGGTCGGCATTCAGCTTTGGGTTGCAGGTTTGGCGCGGGTGGAAATCTGGCAAGCAATTGCGCTTGTTATGACATCACCATTTTTTGTTATTCTTGGTGCTCGGATTTTTCTGGGCGAACAGGTCGGTCTGGTGCGCTGGCTGGCCACTGTCGCCGGGTTTGCCGGCGGCATGGTAATCCTGGAGCCATGGTCGCAGGCGTTTCATTGGGGCGCAGTTCTGCCCGTTGGCGCAGCTGCCTTTTGGGCTGGCACCTCGTTGGTCACCAAAAAACTGACAGAGCGTGAAGCCGCCGATTCCATCACGCTGTATCTCTTGCTGCTGTTGACCCCGGTGAATGCGCTTTTAGCGTTTAGCGATGGCGGCATCGTCCCGAGTGGCCCTGCGCTCTATCTGCTGATTGGGGCCGGGCTCTTAACGGTTCTTGCCAATTATCTCCTGACGCTTGCCTACCAAAAGGCCGACGCCGCTTTCGTGCAGCCGTTTGATCATCTCAAATTGCCGCTCAACATTGCCGTTGGTTTTTTTGCGTTCGGCTTTGCGCCTGCAGGGGCTTTCTGGCCCGGCGCGCTGGTTATCGTTGGAGCATCATTGCTGGTTATGATGGACGAACAGCGGCGCAGTGTTGCGGCGGCAGAAGCCCGTTAG